Proteins co-encoded in one Candidatus Coatesbacteria bacterium genomic window:
- a CDS encoding glycosyltransferase, whose product MPRRPVIGVYGMEEAPEYLVEQLRGRGLAARELTRLDARGLTAVDLLHVFFPPMAWSGFPRAKVLGRPTVAHWIGSDVELCYRDERQRLRWRLSRAFIDCHLAVHAPLVDELARRLGVNARHQPNLSAHLSTDDLPWPAELSVLCYVPPGDGELYGVPRLRRLARRLPAVRFLVCGDPETPSDAPPNWEHHGLVEDMRPLYARCRVLVRPTRRDGLARMVLEALGYARRVVWSQPFPHVLTARDDEELAAAVLTALASGPNAAGRRMIRRHFDPRRHAQRLLELYALLLGRRPVELLA is encoded by the coding sequence ATGCCCCGGCGGCCCGTCATCGGCGTCTACGGCATGGAGGAGGCCCCGGAGTATCTGGTGGAGCAGTTGCGCGGGCGCGGCCTGGCGGCGCGGGAGCTGACGCGCCTCGATGCGCGCGGCCTGACCGCGGTCGATCTGCTGCACGTCTTCTTCCCGCCGATGGCCTGGAGCGGTTTCCCGCGGGCCAAGGTCCTCGGGCGGCCCACGGTGGCCCACTGGATCGGCTCCGACGTAGAGCTCTGCTACCGCGACGAGCGCCAGCGGCTGCGCTGGCGGCTCAGTCGGGCTTTCATCGACTGCCACCTGGCCGTCCACGCCCCCCTGGTCGACGAGCTGGCCCGCCGTCTGGGCGTCAACGCCCGCCATCAGCCCAACCTCTCCGCCCACCTCTCGACGGACGACCTGCCCTGGCCCGCCGAGCTCAGCGTCCTGTGCTACGTCCCCCCCGGCGACGGCGAGCTCTATGGTGTGCCCCGGCTGCGCCGCCTGGCCCGGCGGCTGCCCGCGGTGCGCTTCCTGGTCTGCGGCGATCCCGAGACGCCATCTGACGCGCCACCCAACTGGGAGCACCACGGCCTGGTGGAGGACATGCGGCCGCTCTACGCCCGCTGCCGGGTGTTGGTCCGGCCGACCCGGCGCGACGGTCTGGCGCGGATGGTCCTCGAGGCCCTGGGCTACGCCCGCCGCGTCGTCTGGAGCCAGCCCTTCCCCCACGTGCTGACGGCCCGCGACGACGAGGAGCTGGCCGCCGCCGTGCTGACCGCCCTGGCGAGCGGTCCCAACGCGGCCGGTCGGCGGATGATCCGCCGCCACTTCGATCCCCGCCGCCACGCCCAGCGCCTGCTGGAACTCTACGCCCTGCTGCTGGGCCGTCGGCCCGTCGAGTTGCTGGCCTGA
- a CDS encoding DUF89 family protein: MRTYLDCYPCFLTQALRAARAVGAAEGVQRRLLLEVMSLLAGLEEEVPPPVIGRAVHRRLRELLSSEDPYRELKASATRRALELLPALRRRIERTGRPFAAAVALSAAANTIDLAVDEGYRQQELEQRLEAAFNQALPGEAVGRLEQAVAAAERIVFLADNAGELVLDRPLLELLGREKTTVVVRGGPAINDAVRADAEAAGLEGFALADTGDDAPGVIPADAGAELRALLAGADLVIAKGQGNFEGLSGEKLPLFFLLKAKCPVIARHIGCAVGELLVLDRRSG; this comes from the coding sequence ATGCGCACCTACCTCGACTGCTATCCCTGTTTCCTGACCCAGGCCCTGCGCGCCGCCCGCGCCGTCGGCGCCGCCGAGGGCGTCCAGCGGCGCCTGCTGCTGGAGGTCATGTCGCTGTTGGCCGGGCTGGAGGAAGAGGTCCCGCCGCCGGTCATCGGCCGGGCGGTCCACCGCCGCCTGCGCGAACTGCTCTCCAGCGAGGATCCCTACCGGGAGCTCAAGGCCTCCGCCACCCGGCGGGCCTTGGAGCTGCTGCCCGCTCTGCGGCGCCGGATCGAGCGCACGGGCCGGCCCTTCGCCGCCGCCGTGGCGCTCAGTGCGGCCGCCAATACGATAGACCTGGCCGTCGATGAGGGCTACCGGCAGCAGGAGCTGGAGCAGCGTCTCGAGGCGGCCTTCAACCAGGCCCTGCCCGGCGAGGCCGTCGGCCGTCTCGAACAGGCCGTCGCCGCCGCCGAACGGATCGTCTTCCTGGCCGACAACGCCGGCGAGCTGGTTCTCGACCGGCCCCTGCTGGAGCTGCTGGGGCGGGAGAAGACCACCGTCGTCGTCCGCGGTGGTCCGGCGATCAACGACGCCGTCCGCGCCGACGCCGAGGCCGCCGGGCTGGAGGGTTTCGCCCTCGCCGACACCGGCGACGACGCCCCGGGGGTCATCCCGGCCGACGCCGGTGCTGAGCTGCGGGCGCTGCTGGCCGGGGCCGACCTCGTCATCGCCAAGGGCCAGGGCAACTTCGAGGGCCTCTCCGGTGAGAAGCTGCCCCTCTTCTTCCTGCTCAAGGCCAAGTGCCCGGTCATCGCCCGGCACATCGGCTGCGCCGTGGGCGAGCTGCTGGTCCTCGACCGGCGGTCGGGCTGA